A genomic window from Eptesicus fuscus isolate TK198812 chromosome 19, DD_ASM_mEF_20220401, whole genome shotgun sequence includes:
- the LOC103302674 gene encoding ly-6/neurotoxin-like protein 1: MAPLLALFLVALAGLPLAQALDCHVCAYNGENCFNPMRCPSMVTYCMTTRTYLTPTKMKVSKSCVPSCFETVYDGYSKHASTTVCCQYDLCNGAGRATAGAPALVPVLLATLWGLL, encoded by the exons ATGGCGCCCCTGCTCGCCCTGTTCCTGGTGGCCCTGGCGGGCCTGCCTCTGG cccaggccctggactGCCACGTGTGCGCCTACAACGGGGAGAACTGCTTCAACCCCATGCGCTGCCCGTCCATGGTCACCTACTGCATGACCACGCGCACCT ACCTCACCCCGACCAAGATGAAGGTGAGCAAGTCCTGCGTGCCCAGCTGCTTCGAGACCGTGTACGACGGCTACTCCAAGCACGCCTCCACCACGGTCTGCTGCCAGTACGACCTCTGCAACGGGGCCGGCCGCGCCACCGCGGGGGCCCCGGCCCTGGTCCCCGTGCTCCTGGCCACCCTCTGGGGTCTGCTCTga
- the LOC103302725 gene encoding ly6/PLAUR domain-containing protein 2-like: MRGTRLALLALALASCGGLAVALRCFSCQEPTGEFSCVTIATCKANETMCKTTLYSREMVYPFLGDATVTKACASKCVPSDADGIGLTRPVSCCNVDLCNVVGASAPRGPRGLALALTLASLLSLPL; encoded by the exons ATGCGGGGGACGAGGTTGGCGCTGCTGGCGCTGGCGCTGGCCTCCTGCGGCGGGCTTG CCGTGGCCCTGCGATGCTTCAGCTGCCAGGAGCCCACAGGGGAGTTCAGCTGCGTCACCATCGCCACGTGCAAGGCCAACGAAACCATGTGCAAGACCACCCTCTACTCGCGGGAGATGG TGTACCCCTTCCTGGGGGACGCCACGGTGACCAAGGCCTGCGCCAGCAAGTGCGTGCCCTCGGACGCGGACGGCATCGGCCTGACACGGCCGGTGTCCTGCTGTAATGTCGACCTGTGCAACGTGGTCGGGGCGTccgccccccgcggcccccgtggcctggccctggccctcacGCTGGCCTCCCTCCTGAGCCTCCCCCTTTag
- the THEM6 gene encoding protein THEM6, whose protein sequence is MLQLLVPLLGLALAYFALLDGWYLLRVPCAVLRARLLQPRVRDLLAEQRYAGRVLPSDLDLLLHMNNARYLREADVARAAHLARCGVLGALRTLGARAVLAASCARYRRSLRLLEPFEVRTRLLGWDDRAFYLEARFVSLRDGFLCALLRSRQHVLGTSPERVVQHLCKRRVEPPELPEDLQHWVAYNEASSRLLRAESGLGDEVGKDQ, encoded by the exons ATGCTGCAGCTGCTCGTGCCCCTGCTGGGCTTGGCGCTCGCCTACTTCGCGCTGCTGGACGGGTGGTACCTGCTGCGCGTCCCGTGCGCCGTGCTGCGCGCGCGCCTGCTGCAGCCGCGCGTCCGGGACCTGCTGGCCGAGCAGCGCTACGCGGGCCGCGTGCTGCCCTCGGACCTGGACCTGCTGCTGCACATGAACAACGCGCGCTACTTGCGCGAGGCCGACGTGGCGCGCGCCGCGCACCTGGCCCGCTGTGGGGTGCTCGGGGCGCTGCGCACGCTCGGGGCGCGCGCCGTGCTGGCTGCCTCGTGCGCGCGCTACCGCCGCTCGCTGCGCCTGCTCGAGCCCTTCGAAGTGCGCACCCGCCTGCTGGGCTGGGACGACCGCGCCTTCTACCTCGAGGCGCGCTTCGTCAGCCTGCGCGACGGCTTCCTGTGCGCGCTGCTGCGCTCCCGCCAGCACGTGCTGGGCACCTCGCCGGAGCGCGTCGTGCAGCACCTGTGCAAGCGCAGG gtgGAGCCGCCGGAGCTGCCGGAAGACCTGCAGCACTGGGTCGCCTACAACGAGGCCAGCAGCCGGCTGCTCCGGGCCGAGAGCGGGCTCGGCGACGAAGTCGGCAAGGACCAGTGA
- the JRK gene encoding jerky protein homolog yields the protein MAARQAAGRGPGGKRKRVVLTLKEKMDVCARLEKGESRKALMQEYNVGMSTLYDIRAHKAQLLRFFASSACNKALERRRTLHTPKLEHLDRALYAWFLGRRAEGVPVSGPMLIEKAKDFYAQMQLTEPCVFSGGWLWRFKARHGIKKLDAAGEKQVADRHAAERFCGFFRSLTAEHGLTPEQVYNADETGLFWQCLPGPTAEGEPAPGGRQSRDRLTVLTCANATGSHRLRPLVIGKCSGPRAPRGTQHLPAASRAVLADWFHHIFAPAVREHFRALGLPEDSKAVLLLDGSRAHPQESELVAGSIFTVFLPASAAALLQPMDQGIRRGFMRNFINPPGALPGSHPRCGASDAICSVACAWDAVPAAVFSRAWGRLWPGAAMLAEGSSSEEEPQRLGAKPHDQTFAHVPELGGGARSRLSSRLQGSVAPGQEAGAGRRAQCPPERPEKDGGPEAAGEGEEATWEQAAAAFDTVLRFAEGWPCFTAQELGQLRALRSVFTRRRQGRWRRPPLGAVVKLEGARERTGGCATSACAPCPTGEN from the coding sequence ATGGCCGCCAGGCAGGCTGCCGGGAGGGGCCCCGGGGGGAAGCGCAAGCGGGTGGTGCTGACCCTGAAGGAGAAGATGGACGTGTGCGCGCGGCTGGAGAAGGGCGAGAGCCGGAAGGCGCTGATGCAGGAGTACAACGTGGGGATGTCCACACTCTACGACATCAGGGCCCACAAGGCGCAGCTGCTGCGCTTCTTCGCCAGCTCCGCCTGCAACAAGGCGCTGGAGCGGCGGCGCACGCTGCACACGCCCAAGCTGGAGCACCTGGACCGGGCGCTGTACGCCTGGTTCCTGGGCCGGCGTGCCGAGGGCGTGCCCGTGTCGGGCCCCATGCTCATCGAGAAGGCCAAGGACTTCTACGCGCAGATGCAGCTCACCGAGCCCTGCGTGTTCTCCGGCGGCTGGCTGTGGCGGTTTAAGGCCAGGCACGGCATCAAGAAGCTGGACGCGGCCGGGGAGAAGCAGGTGGCCGACCGCCACGCGGCGGAGCGGTTCTGTGGGTTTTTCCGGAGCCTGACGGCGGAGCACGGCCTGACGCCGGAGCAGGTGTACAATGCCGACGAGACCGGCCTCTTCTGGCAGTGCCTGCCCGGACCCACCGCCGAGGGCGAGCCGGCGCCCGGCGGCAGGCAGAGCCGGGACAGGCTGACCGTCCTCACGTGCGCCAACGCCACGGGCTCCCACAGGCTCCGGCCCCTGGTGATCGGGAAGTGCAGCGGCCCCCGGGCTCCCAGGGGCACCCAGCACCTGCCGGCGGCCTCCCGGGCCGTGCTGGCTGACTGGTTCCACCACATCTTCGCCCCCGCGGTGAGGGAGCACTTCCGAGCCCTGGGGCTGCCCGAGGACAGCAAGGCCGTCCTGCTGCTGGACGGCTCCCGGGCCCACCCGCAGGAGTCCGAGCTGGTGGCGGGGAGCATCTTCACCGTCTTCCTGCCCGCCAGCGCCGCCGCCCTCCTCCAGCCCATGGACCAGGGCATTCGGCGGGGCTTCATGAGGAACTTCATCAACCCCCCGGGGGCGCTGCCCGGCTCCCACCCGCGCTGTGGCGCGAGTGACGCCATCTGCAGTGTGGCCTGCGCCTGGGACGCCGTGCCCGCCGCCGTCTTCAGCCGCGCCTGGGGGCGGCTGTGGCCCGGGGCCGCCATGCTGGCCGAAGGCTCATCTTCCGAGGAGGAGCCCCAGCGCCTGGGCGCCAAGCCTCACGACCAGACCTTCGCGCACGTCCCGGAgctcgggggcggggcccggtCGCGGCTGAGCAGCCGGCTCCAGGGCAGCGTGGCCCCGGGGCAGGAGGCCGGAGCGGGGCGTCGGGCCCAGTGTCCCCCGGAGCGGCCCGAGAAGGACGGGGGCCCCGAGGCTGCCGGGGAGGGCGAGGAGGCCACCTGGGAGCAGGCGGCCGCGGCCTTCGACACGGTGCTCCGCTTCGCCGAGGGGTGGCCTTGCTTCACGGCGCAGGAGCTGGGGCAGCTGCGCGCACTGCGCTCCGTGTTCACGCGGCGGCGGCAGGGGCGGTGGCGGCGCCCACCCCTCGGGGCCGTGGTCAAGCTCGAAGGCGCCCGGGAGCGCACAGGGGGCTGCGCCACCTCGGCCTGCGCGCCGTGCCCCACGGGCGAGAACTGA